The following is a genomic window from Verrucosispora sp. WMMD573.
GTCGTTTCGGCTCCACCGACCGTTTCCTGGAACTGCTCGGCACCGCCCGGCAACTGGCACCGGAGGCCGGGGCGCGCAGCAACTTCATCGTCGGGTTCCCCGGCGAGACCCGGGGCGACGTCGACGAGCTGGTGCGGTTCCTCACCGAGGCCCGGCTCGACGCGATCGGCGTCTTCGACTACAGCGACGAGGACGGCACGGAGGCTGCCGGACTGTCGGGCAAGGTTTCCACCGCCACCATCAAACGCCGGTACGACAGGCTCAGCGCGCTCGCCGACGAGCTGTGTTCGCAGCGGGCCGAGGACCGCCTCGGCTCGACGGTGGAGGTGCTCGTCGACTCGGTCGACGATGGGGTGGTCGAGGGACGGGCCGCGCACCAGGCGCCGGAGGTCGACGGGTCGACCACCCTGGTCGCCCCCGACGGCGGCGGCGTCGACCTGACCGCGTTGCGCCCCGGAGACCTGGTCCGCGCCACGGTGACCGGTACCGAGGGCGTCGACCTACTCGCCGTGCCGGATGAGATGATCTCCGCCGCGCCCGGCGCGGCGCGGTGACGGTGGGCTGGGACGAGGCGGAGGAGGCGCGAGGTGCGGTGTCGGGTGCGCCACCCGAGCGGGGCGATTCGATGACCGGGGCGACGGAGTCGCCCCCGGTGCCGGTGGTGGCCCGGGTACCCGTGGTCAACGCCGCCAACGCCCTGACCGCGCTGCGGCTGGTGCTCGTACCGGTATTCGCCGCCTCGGTGGCCATGTCGGGGATGACCCATGCCGGATGGCAGGTCATCGCCTGTGTGATCTTCGCCGTGGCCTCGGTCACGGATCTGGTAGACGGGTGGATCGCCCGGAGGTTCGCGCTGGTCACCGCCGTGGGAAAGGTTGCCGACCCGATCGCCGACAAGGCACTCACCGGCGCCGCCCTGCTGCTGTTGTCCTGGTACGACCGGTTGCCCTGGTGGGTGACGACGGTCATCCTGGCCCGGGAGCTGGGGATCACCGCCCTGAGGTTCTGGGTGATCCGGCGCGGCGTGATCGCCGCGAGCCGGGGCGGAAAGATCAAGACCGCCCTCCAGGTGCTGGCCATCACCTGGTACCTGTGGCCGATGCCGGCCGCCCTGACCCCGATCGGTCCGTGGATCATGGGCGCGGCGGTCGCGGTCACCCTCGTCACCGGGCTGGACTACATCGCCCAGGCCACCCGGTTGCGTCGCACTCAGGGCTGACGACCGGCCACCGGCGTTGCGACGCGTAGACCACGCCCGCGCCGGGAAGGATGCAGATCATGGGTGTACGCGAGGGCGAGGGGTCGATGGGCGCCGCGGCGGCGGGCGTGGTGCACCGCCTCGCCGATCGGCGGGAGACATTCGCCACCGTCGAGTCGCTGACCGGGGGCCTGCTGGCCGCCACGGTCGTGGAGATCGCCGGGGCGAGCGCCGTCTACCGGGGTGGGCTGGTGGTCTACGCCACCGAGTTGAAGCAACGGCTGGCCGATGTGCCGGCGCAGCTGCTGGCGGAGCGTGGCCCGGTCGATGCCGACGTGGCGAAGGCGCTCGCCGAGGGTGGACGGCGTCGCTGCGGCGCCGACTGGAGTCTGGCCACCACCGGTGTGGCCGGACCGGAACCTCAGGCCGGCAAACCGGTCGGCCTGGTCTTCGTCGCGGTGGCCGGCCCGGACGGCACCGACGTGCGGCAACTGAACCTCGACGGTGGTCGCGACCAGGTGCGCGGTGCTGCCGTGACCGAGGCCCTGCGGCTGCTGGCCGACCATATCCAGGCTCCGACCTGACCCCGCTGCGGGCGGCGACCGTGGGACGACCGGGCGGGGCGGGATGTCGTGGCGGCGCACAGCGGGTACGGTTGCGGGAAAGCTCCGACAGCCGGTGCTCCCGTGAGTCCGGTCGGCCGGGCGAACTGTGTCCCTCAGGGGAGGTGCGAATGGTCCTGCTACGCCGGGTGATCGGTGACGCACTACGGGCGCGCCGGCAGGGGCAGCACCGCACGCTGCGTGAGGTCTCGTCCGCAGCCAACGTCAGCCTGGGCTACCTGTCGGAGATCGAACGCGGCCAGAAGGAGCCCTCCAGCGAGCTGCTCGCGGCGATCTGCGACGCATTGGGTGCTCGCCTGTCCGAGTTGCTGCGTGAGGTCAGTGACACGGTCGCGCTCGCCGAACAGATGCCGGGTGTGCTGGTGCCGGTGCAGGACGAGTCGGCCGATTCGACGCCGGTCGCCGCCGCGTCGGTGCACAAGGCCACCGGTCGGGGCGTACGCCAGGTCACCTCGGACGGCAATGTCGCCGTCTCCGTGCGACAGGACTCCCCGCTCAAGGCCACACTGCGCAGCGCCCGGGTCCGGCCCGCCGACCGCAGCGACCGGGACGTGGTCTGCGCCGCCTGAGCCTCGCGGCCGATGGTCGCGGTAGCTCCCGCCGCGTAGGGTTGATCGCGGACGTCCCCTCTCGCCGGTACGGATGCCGTGTTGGCGCCCGGCTGGGACGATGGAGCCACCATCGCCGGTAGCCGAGCCGGTTCCCCGGGGGTGGGGCAGGCGCAGCGACGTGATTGAGGGGATACCGCGGAGATGGCGAACCCGTTCGTCAAGGGGTGGAAGTACCTGATGGCGCTCTTCGGCGCCCGCATCGACGAGCACGCCGACCCGAAGGTGCAGCTCCAGCAGGCCATCGACGAGGCGCACCGGCAGCACCAGGCGCTCGTTCAGCAGGCCGCCGCCGTGATCGGCAACCAGCGGCAGTTGGAGATGAAGCTGTCCCGGCAGATGTCCGACGTCGAGCGGTTGCAGGCCAACGCCCGTCAGGCGCTGGTCCTTGCCGACCAGGCCCGGGCCAAGGGCGACGAGACCGAGGCCGGGCGGTACGAGCAGTCCGCGCAGACCCTGGCCACCCAGTTGGTCAATGCCGAACAGTCCGCAGAGGACCTGAAGACCCTGCACGACCAGGCGCTGGCCGCCGCCGGGCAGGCCCGCCGGGCGGTGGAGAACAACTCCATGATCCTCCAGCAGAAGCTCGCCGAGCGCGCCAAGCTGCTCAGCCAGCTGGAGCAGGCCAAGATGCAGGAGAGCGTCGCCGCCTCGCTGGAGTCGATGTCGGCGCTCACCGCCCCCGGCAGCACCCCCACCCTCGACGAGGTACGCGAGCGCATCGAACGCCGCTACGCCAACGCCATGGGCCGCGCCGAACTGGCCGGCAACTCGACCGAGGGCCGGATGCTGGAGATCCAGAAGGCGACGCTGGACACGGCCGGTTCCGCCCGGCTGGACCAGATCCGCGCCAGCATGGCCGGCGAGCAGCTCGGCACGGGCGCTGACCGTGGTGCCGTCGCCGACCAGCCGGCCACGGCCGATCCGGGCGTGGCCCGGCTCGACGAGATCCGCGCCAGCATGAGCCGTGAGCGCGGCACCGGCGACACGACGGCCGCTGGCTGAGCGGAGAATCGAGGAGGCGACGGTGGCAGCGGACGAGCGCACCCGGTATTTCCGCCGGCTGGGCAGGTTGCGCGGCTCCGCCCGCCGGTGGAGCGTCCTGGCCGGTGGGCTCGGCGGCGCGACGGCGGTGCTGACCCCGTACGCCGGGATCGGTCTCGCCGACGCGGCCTGGGCCGCCGCCGCGGGCGCGGCCACCGCCCTGGCCGCGTGGCGCTGGGTGGACCTACGCGCCCTCGCGGCCCAGCCCGCTCCGCCGCCGTTGGATCCGGCCCAGGTGGCCGCCCGCAACCGGGCCCGCCTGGTCGCCGCCGTGGAACGACTCCCCGCCGGCGCCGGCGTGCTGGCCGAGGTGCGTCGGGTCCGCTCCCGCACCGCGCTGCGCGGTACCACCGCTGCCGGGCCGTGGGAGCGCCTGGACCGGGCCGCCGCGACCATGGCCTCCATGGCGGGCCGGCTGACCGGCCTCGCCGAACCGGCCGTCGCCGAAGCCTCCGCCGCCGAGCAGTCGCTGCGCGAGCTGGCCAACCGGGTCGCCAGCGTGGAACGCGCGGTCCGTCTCGCCCCCGCCGACGCGAAGCCGCCGCTGGCCGAGGCGCAGCGGGCGCTCACCGGGCAGTTGGAGACGGGCGTGGCGGCGTACGAGCGCCTGGTGGTCGCCGCCGCCGGTTACCTCGCCGAGGAGTACCGCCCCGAATCCGAACACCCCGCCGCCGCCCGCCTGACCGAGGCCACCGACCTCCTCCACGGCTTCGCCTCCGCCCTGTCGGAACTCCGCGCCGTCTCCCGCCCCGCCCCCTCAGCCTGACCACCGCCCCCGCCGCGTCGATCAAGAAGTTTGCGTCGGGATCGGGCCACGACCGCGACCAGACCCTCTTGGTCAACAACCTGACTGGGCTGGGTGAGCCCGCCGGTCAGGAGGGTGTGGTGACCGGGACGGGACCGGTGTACGGGGAGGCGCCTACCACGTTGAACGAGCGCACCCGGTAGTGGTAGGTGACGCCCCGGGCCAGGCCGGTGTTGGTGAAGCCGCGGCCGGTGACGGTGAAGGTGGCCAGTTCCCGGGTGAACGCCGGGTCCAGCGCCCGCTCCACGGTGAAGCCGGCGCCCTGGCCGGCGGGGGTGCTGGCGGACCAGCCCAGCACCACGGTCGCGGTGTCCGGACCGGGAGCGGTGGTGGCCACACTCACCGAGGTCGGTGTGCCGGGCGCGGGTGGGGTGACCACCGTCGCCACGGTGGACCAGGGCGAGGCGGCACCCAGGTAGGTGGTGCGTACCCGGTAGTAGTAGGTGGTGTCGGGAGCGACCGTCGGGTCCAGGTGGTTGTCGCCCACGCTGATCGCGGTGGTGCCCGGCCCGCTGGTGAAGGTCGGGTTGGTGGCGCGTTGCACGTCGATGCCGGTGGCGAAGGAATGGTTGACCCAGCGCAGCGCCACCCGTAATGGCGCGGCGGGCGGAATGCTGGCGGTCAGCTTGGCCGGTGCGATGAGCTGCACCGATGCGGGAACGCTGTTCGACCAGGTGGAGCAACTGGCCGCGTTCTCGGCACGGATGCGGTAGTGGTACGTGACGCCGGGGGTGACGGTGGCGTCGGTGTAGCGGGTCGCGGTGGCCGCGACGGTGATGGTCGTCAACCCGTTCGTGAAGGTCGCGTCGGTGGCCCGGTGCAGCAGGTGACTGGTGGCGGGTGGCCGGCTGCCGTTGCCGGTCCAGGCGAGGGTGATCGCCGGCAGCGCGGTCGCCGAGCCGGGGGCCGGTGCGGCGGTCAGCCCGGTCGGCGCCCGGGGCGAGACCCGGACCACCAACGGCCGGCTCATGCCGTGGTCCCGGTGGCCGGCCGCCGCGCTGCCCCAGCGGTACTCCCAGCCCAGGTTGACCAGCTGGTTGACCACCGTGGCGGGTCGCCCGTCGACGGGGCTGATCGGGGTCGATCCGAGCCGGATACCGGCCGGCCGGGTCGGGTCGAGCAGCCGTACGCTGTCGCCGAGCTTGAACGGTAGGACCGGCGCCTCGGGACGCAACGCGAGCAGCACGTCCTCACCGGGATCGACGCGTACCACCTGCTTCCAGCCGAGCTCGGCGGGGTGCGGTGGCCGGATGGTGCCGTCCCGGCCGACCCGGCCGACCACCTGAACGTCCAGGCCGTCGAACCGCACCGGATGGCTCTGCCGCCCGGAGCCGCGTACCCGCCAGAGTTGGCTGCCGTCGCCAGGTGTGCCGACCGACAGGGCCGGGTCACTGGCGTGCACCACCTCGGTCGCCGGATCGGTGGGGCCGAGCGGCAGGGTGGCCTCGCCGCAGGGGACGCCGTGCGGGTGAGCCACCCCGAGCCGGCCGGTGATTCGACCGTACTCGGGCTCGAAGACCTGTCGGACGGACTTGACGTTCAGCGGCAGGCTGACCGGCGCGCCGCCGGGCGGGGTGAACTCGACGGTGGTGGCGCGCACCGGGATCCGGGTGGGAGCGCTGGTGGTGCCGAAGCAGGGATCGTAGGCGGGTTGCGGCACGACCGGGGGGCGTTGGCTGGCCGCGTACGCGGCGGGCAGGAGGTCCCGCAGCCGGTCCAGGTCGTACGGCCCTGCCGGCGTGCCAGTCACCCGTAGCTGCATCAGGGTGCGGGTGTTCGGTCCGTAGCCGGGCAGTGTCGGTGGTGCGCCGCCCTCGGCCGTGCGGTCGGGGCCACCGGTGTGGTGGTCATAGCGGGGGTCGAAGCAGGGCAGCGGGGCGGGACAGTCGTTGTAGAGGATCAGAGTGGTGCCGGGGTCGACGGTGGCGAGATCCACCAGCACGTCGGCCCGCTCGCCGGGGGCGAGCAGCAGCGCGTGGCCGTCGACGTTGAGCACTGTCGGGTCACGTCGGTCGTAGCGGAATCCGATCGGGCGGTTCGGCACCACCACGGGTGCCGGCAGCAGCCCGCCCTCGTTGCCGATCCGGATCATCTGCGGGCCGGCCGCCGCCGGGTCCGGCACGCCACCGGGCCGCCCGTCGGTGGGCCAGTCCGCCGGCCGGTCCGGGGCGCGTACCGCGTCGACCATCGGCACCTCGCCGGCGGCGGCGTCGGCGAGGGTGCCCTCCGCCGTCCACATGGGTGCGTCGGAGGCGGCCCGGTACAGCTGAAGATTCAGCCAGCGGTCGGTGCAGGCGTTGAGGATGCGCCATCGGTGGATCCTGGGCTGCACCTCCAGGTACGGGTACGCGGCACCGTTGACCAGGACCGTGTCGCCGTACGCTGCGGGTACGGCGCTCGGGTGCGGCACGCCGGGAGTCTCCGGGGGCTCGTCCGGGTCGGTGACCGGATCGTGGTGCGGGTTGGGTACGGCGGTGGCGGGCGCGTCGGGGTCGGCGGTGGCGGTACGCGACCAGGGCCCGTAGTCCCACCGACCGGTCGGGTTGATTCCGTCGCGGCGGTACGGGTTCTGGCGGGACTGGTAGATGTGCGGGTGCCAGAGGGCACCGCGGGTGCCCCAGCGGTCGCGGTCCCAGGTCGGGTCCTGTTCGGCGAGCTGGGCGTCGTCCGGCACGAAAGTCTTGTCCTCGAAGACCAGCGGCAACTGCTCGGCCGGCAGCGTCGCGTCGGCGATCAACCGCTCCTGCGCCTCGTCGGTGAGCAGGTAGAGCGCGAGCTGGCCGGAATAGACGGTCAGCCGGGAGAGCCCGATGGTGTTGTCGTGGAACCAGAGCAGACGCCCGCTCTGGTCATTCGGGTAGTAGAGGGTGGTGGCGCCCTGTCCCGGGTGGGCCATGTCCGGCACGTGGGCCAGCCCGGCACCGGTGGGATAAGGGGTGATCTCACTCGCCGGAGTGATCCACTGTGCTGGGTTGCCGGCACTGATCCAGCCGGTGAGCGCGCCGCAGAGATGCAGCACGGCCCGGTTCTGCGGGTAGGGTGCCGGTCCGTCGAGGGGCCCGGGGCCGGCACCGGGCACCGTCGGGTCGACAGGCAGGAAGAGATCGCCGGTGGGCAGTTGGTTGATGAACTTGATGCGTACCGGCCGGCCACGTCGGGCGAGCAGGACCGGACCGAGATGCCACGGCCGTCGGGGCGGGCTGACCGTGTTGTGACCGTCCGGGTTGGTGCCCAGGTTGAGCTGGCGGTAGCCGCGCAGCCGGGTCGCCGGCAGGTCCCGGTGCAGCCGCTGGGTGTACTCCTGCAACCCGATCTCGTAGTAGTCGCAACCGGGATAGGTGATCGTGTCGGGTACGGCGACCGGCAGGTACGCGCCGAGCGGAGTACGCCCCAGCGGGCCGAGGCCGGGCAGCGGGTCGACGAACTTACGCAACCCGGTGCCGGCAACCACAATCTTCCCGTCCTCGTCGGGCACGGGCAGTGGACTGTAGGCGTGGTTCGGCACTGGGCCGAAGCAGCGGGGGGCTGCGGCCGGGTCCAGACTCGCCGGCCCCGGGCGCGGCCCCGGTGGCCTGAACGATGCCGTTTCCGGACGCGGCTGCTCGGGCGCTCTCGCTACCCCCGGGCCGGTGCCGTCGGGACCTGCCGTCCCGACGGTGTCGGAACGCCTCGGAGCGTCGGGGTCGGGACGGGTGGGTGTGCCGTTCTCCGTGTCCGGGGCGGCTCGGGTGCTGGGGACGGCGTTCGGTGTGCCCGCCTGGTCGCTGCGGGCGGCGCGGTCCAGCCAGGTCGACCGGAGTCTGCGGAACACGGCCATGGCTCTCCCGGTGATCGGGGCGTGGCGGCCACCACCCCGACGTGGCGGCGCGGACGCGCGTGCTGACGCTCCGTGAGCCTCAACCGCAGCATGCGGCGTGTGGTGGCCGGTTAGGAAGTCCCCTTTCGTGCCAATCTGCCGAGCTGTCGGCGTGTCGCCGCCGCCACTCCGGCGTTGGCCGTGTGGCCGGCCGTTCACCGGCTCCGACCTGCCCAGACCGTCGCGTGGAAGATGCACGTGACGGCTCAGGTCGGGTCACCGGGCTGGCAGACGGGGCACCAGTAGGTGACCCGGTCGCCCAGTTCCTCCTTGCGAATGGCGGTGCCGCAGCGCCGGCACGGCTGTGCCCGTCGCCCGTACACGTAGCTGGTCCGGCCGCGCCCGAGCGAGCCGGTGGTGCTCTGCGTCCAGCGACCCCGGTTCGCGGCCAGCAGCTTCTGCGCCAGCGTCACCAGGCCGAGGGGGTCGGGCACCTCCCGCACGGGGGTGCGGGGGTGCACGCCGCGGAGGAACAGCACCTCGCACTTGTAGAGGTTGCCGACGCCGGCCAGGATCCGTTGGTCGAGCAGGGCCATGCCGACCGGGGTGTCCGGGTGGGCGGTGAGCCGACGGGCGGCCTCGGCCGGGTTCCAGTCCGAGCCGAGCAGGTCGGGGCCCAGGTGACCGACGAGGCGTTCCTCGTCGGTGGTGGGCACCAGCGCCACCTCGTGCAGGTGGTAGCCGACGGCGGTCGCGACCGGGGCGCGGAGCACCACCCGGATCAGGTGCGCCGGGCGGGCGGTCCACCGCGCCCCGGGGGCGTAGGCCCGCCAGGTGCCGTCCATCCGCAGGTGCGAGTGCAGCGTCCAGCGCGATTCGCCGGTGCCGGCGGGGGCTTCCAGCCGGAGCAGCAGGTGTTTGCCCCGACTCGCGCTGTCGCGTACCGACCAGCCGGCAAGGTCGGTGGTGGCGAGCGACGGCACCCGGAAGTCGCTGCCGGTCAGCCGGGCCCCGGCCAGGGCGCGTTCCAGGACGCGGGCGGTGTTCCAGACGGTGTCACCTTCGGGCACGGCCCCATTCTCCCTCACCCGAAGGCAATTCACATGTATCGCCATTTGTATGGCGCTTCTGTTCGATCTACGGATATAGGCACTATCGGGGAGTTCTGAGGAGAATGCCGATGAATCATCCCCGCAGTTCCGTCCTGGGCGTCGTCCTGGCCACCGTCCTCGCCGTCACCCTCCATCCTCACTCCGCCTCCTCGGCCGGCCGCGCCGACCGGTGGACCGCTGACCTGTCGGTCGTCGACGCCGACGACGTGAACGTGCGACATGGCCGAACTGGCCTGCGACTGGCCGACGCCCGGCCCCCGGGTGTGCCGGCCCGGCGCAGCGCGGTCGCCGAAGGCATGCTGGTGACCGCACCCCGTACCCTCAGTCGCCCGGCCACCCGGATCCGCGCCCAGGTCACCACCGCCAGCCGGCCCGGTGCCACCGCGACCGTCCAGGTCCGCGGTTGGCGCACGGCCGGCTGGACCGAGTGGCGCGACGCCGCGCCGTCGGCCGTCTTCGACCGGCCCGTCCGTCGGGTGCAGGCCCGGGTGGTGCTGACCGGCAGCCCTTCCGGTGCCAGCACCGAGGTCCGCGCCGTCCGGCTCACCGCCGACACCGTCGCCGCCGTCACCGCCGCCACCCCCGGCCTGACCTACCGGGTGTACGCGACCCGGATCGGGCTGGTCGGCGAGTTGACCGCCAACGGGCACACGGTCCGCACCCGGGACCATTTCGTCGCATTGCCCTCCCGCCGGGGGCTGTCTCCGCGCAACACCGGCGACTACACCGTGCGGGTCTGCACCACCACCGGCAGCCGCTGCGAGTACGCCCCGGTCTGGGACGTCGGGCCGTGGAACACCCGGGACGACTACTGGAACCTCAGTTCGGTACGGGAGAACTGGAAGGCGCTGCCGCAGGGTAGACCGCAGGCGCAGGCCGCCTACCAGGACGGCTACAACGGCGGGCGGGACCAGTTCGGCCGGGTGGTGCTCAACCCGGCCGGCATCGACCTCGCCGACGGAACGTTCTGGGACGGGTTGCAACTGTCCACGAACGCCTGGGTCGACGTGGCGTACCTGTGGACCGGCACCGGCCCCCGAGGGGTGGTCGGTGACGGGCCGCTGACCGTGCGGTCTGGTCCCAGCACCGGCTACCAGTCCCGGGGCCTGGCCGCCCAGTACGCCAACGTGCCGATCCAGTGTTACGTGATCGGGCAGACTATCGCCGGTCCGTACCGGACGACCAACCGGTGGAACCGCCTGGCCAGCGGGCAGTTCGTCAGCCACGCGTACATCTCGACGGTCTGGGGTGGGTCGGTGCCGCTCTGCTGAGACCGGCACCAGAGCCGGGTCGGCGTCCTCCCAGGCCGGCCCGGCTCGCCGCGTCAGCGGGTGCTGTTGGCTGCCGGTGCTGGCCGGCTCAGGGCAACTCCTCCGGTCTCGGAGGGCGCACCAACTCCTGGTACCGGGGGTGGCAGGCGCCGTAGACGGCGAAGTTGAGGCGGGCGTGCGACAGGCTCAGGTCCCCGTTCGCCCCGCCGCGTACGACGTCCGCGTCGGCGTCGCCCTGACCGTCATCTGTCCAGAAACAGACCGGGCAGGTGCCGCCGCCGGTCCGGTACGCGCAGCAGGGACAAGCGGCGGGAACCCAGCGATCATCCACCTTGACAGCTTTCCACAGTAGACGCTTCATCCGTGTTGTCCGGGAGCGTCCCCCACGACGCCGTAACCCCGGACCCGCAGCAGCGTACCCGGGACCACCGCGAGCAGTTCGGCGGCGTGTCCACCGTTGACGGAAAGTGCAACCCGGCCGGCGGAGTCGGCGTGCGCCACCAGGGCGCCGACCGGGACGTCGCCGAACGTACGTCCGTGCACCACGTCCCGTTCCCACCTGCCGACACCCGTCGGGCCGTCCTCGGCGGCCGGGTCGTGCGCCGGCTCGCCGGTCGCCGGGTCTACCCGCACCCGCGCCGGCAGCGGGTCCAGCAGCTCGGCCGGGGCGGCCAACTGGACGTTGCCGAAATGGTCCACCGTCACCACCTCGGCCACGAACCCGTCCGGCAGTCGGCGGACCAGCGGTTCGGGTAGCCGCACCAGCGTCGCCGGCTCGACCGGCGGGCCGGCCTCGGCCAGCGGGGCGCCGAGAGCCAGGTGGGCCGCGACCGGGGCGAAGACGTCGCGCCCGTGGAAGGTGGCCGACACCCGGGGCGCCAACCAGCGCGGATTGGTCAGCTCCACCGCCTCGGTAACCCCGCCGAGCGCCTCGGCGGCGTCGAGCAGCAGGCCGTTGTCGGGTCCCACCAGCAGACCACCGGGTGTGCCCAGCGCGACACCCCGGCGGTTCGTACCGACACCGGGGTCGACCACCGCCACGTGCACCCCCGGCGGCAGCTGCGGCACGGTCTGGGCCAGCACCGCCGCGCCCCGCCGGATGTCACCCGGCGGCACCAGGTGGGTCACGTCGATGACCCGCAGCGCTGGCGCGACGCGGGCGATCACTCCGTGGCAGACCGCCACGAAGCCGTCGGCGAGGCCGTAGTCGGTGGTCAGCGAGAGGGCCTCGGCCGGTGGCTGGGACTTGCGGGCAGCGCTGCTGGTCACGGCACCGGATCGTACGCCGGTGTCCGCCGCTACACGACGGATGGCACCGTTGCGGAAGCCGTGACTCCGGCGTTTCCTGATGCCGGATTGCCGACAGCGTGGCTGACCGACCGGCCACTGCCGGTGGCGATCCTGGTTGGACAGACTGCGGGGGTGAGTCACCGGATGCTGCCAACCGTCGTTCTGCTCATGGTCACCATCGCCCTCGCCGGATGCGGGGCCGATCAGGACCCGCCCGCCGCCGCACCGACAGTCGGCAACCCATCGGCGGATCCGACCCCACCGGCCGGCCCGGACGCCGCCACTCCGTCGACCGGCGCGGCGAGCCCGACCGCCCCGGGCAGTGCCGTGCCGCCGCCGTCGACCCCACCGGCGACCACCGGGCCGAAGCCCGACGGCACCACCGAGCGGCGCCCGCCGAGCCCGCCTCCGGTCGAGCTACCGCCGCGGCAGGCCGGCGAGCCGACCGGCCGGGAGGTCGTGGCGGCGTTCCGGGCGGCCGGGCTCAAGGCGGCCAACGTCCGGGACCGCTCCGTCGACTGTGGGCCGGACGGGCTGGGGTTGGGCTGCTCGGAGCTGGTCGTGACCGACAACGTGGCCGTCTACGTCTTCCCGGACGAGAGCAGCGCCGGTGACCTGGCCGAGCGGTGGAGCGGCGCCGCCTACCGCAACGGCACCGT
Proteins encoded in this region:
- the pgsA gene encoding CDP-diacylglycerol--glycerol-3-phosphate 3-phosphatidyltransferase, encoding MTGATESPPVPVVARVPVVNAANALTALRLVLVPVFAASVAMSGMTHAGWQVIACVIFAVASVTDLVDGWIARRFALVTAVGKVADPIADKALTGAALLLLSWYDRLPWWVTTVILARELGITALRFWVIRRGVIAASRGGKIKTALQVLAITWYLWPMPAALTPIGPWIMGAAVAVTLVTGLDYIAQATRLRRTQG
- a CDS encoding CinA family protein → MGVREGEGSMGAAAAGVVHRLADRRETFATVESLTGGLLAATVVEIAGASAVYRGGLVVYATELKQRLADVPAQLLAERGPVDADVAKALAEGGRRRCGADWSLATTGVAGPEPQAGKPVGLVFVAVAGPDGTDVRQLNLDGGRDQVRGAAVTEALRLLADHIQAPT
- a CDS encoding helix-turn-helix transcriptional regulator, with amino-acid sequence MVLLRRVIGDALRARRQGQHRTLREVSSAANVSLGYLSEIERGQKEPSSELLAAICDALGARLSELLREVSDTVALAEQMPGVLVPVQDESADSTPVAAASVHKATGRGVRQVTSDGNVAVSVRQDSPLKATLRSARVRPADRSDRDVVCAA
- a CDS encoding PspA/IM30 family protein, whose protein sequence is MANPFVKGWKYLMALFGARIDEHADPKVQLQQAIDEAHRQHQALVQQAAAVIGNQRQLEMKLSRQMSDVERLQANARQALVLADQARAKGDETEAGRYEQSAQTLATQLVNAEQSAEDLKTLHDQALAAAGQARRAVENNSMILQQKLAERAKLLSQLEQAKMQESVAASLESMSALTAPGSTPTLDEVRERIERRYANAMGRAELAGNSTEGRMLEIQKATLDTAGSARLDQIRASMAGEQLGTGADRGAVADQPATADPGVARLDEIRASMSRERGTGDTTAAG
- a CDS encoding DNA-formamidopyrimidine glycosylase family protein codes for the protein MPEGDTVWNTARVLERALAGARLTGSDFRVPSLATTDLAGWSVRDSASRGKHLLLRLEAPAGTGESRWTLHSHLRMDGTWRAYAPGARWTARPAHLIRVVLRAPVATAVGYHLHEVALVPTTDEERLVGHLGPDLLGSDWNPAEAARRLTAHPDTPVGMALLDQRILAGVGNLYKCEVLFLRGVHPRTPVREVPDPLGLVTLAQKLLAANRGRWTQSTTGSLGRGRTSYVYGRRAQPCRRCGTAIRKEELGDRVTYWCPVCQPGDPT
- a CDS encoding CPCC family cysteine-rich protein, coding for MDDRWVPAACPCCAYRTGGGTCPVCFWTDDGQGDADADVVRGGANGDLSLSHARLNFAVYGACHPRYQELVRPPRPEELP
- a CDS encoding SAM-dependent chlorinase/fluorinase, which translates into the protein MTSSAARKSQPPAEALSLTTDYGLADGFVAVCHGVIARVAPALRVIDVTHLVPPGDIRRGAAVLAQTVPQLPPGVHVAVVDPGVGTNRRGVALGTPGGLLVGPDNGLLLDAAEALGGVTEAVELTNPRWLAPRVSATFHGRDVFAPVAAHLALGAPLAEAGPPVEPATLVRLPEPLVRRLPDGFVAEVVTVDHFGNVQLAAPAELLDPLPARVRVDPATGEPAHDPAAEDGPTGVGRWERDVVHGRTFGDVPVGALVAHADSAGRVALSVNGGHAAELLAVVPGTLLRVRGYGVVGDAPGQHG